AACAACGACAAAAACAATGACCTTGATTTGCATTACGCTGACAATAGCCATTCTTATGTTCATTATCGCACCAGTACTGACAGAATGGAGTACGGGGTATTTGGATAGTCGCTCCATGTATGATGTTCAGATCAATTCCCGATATAATGATGTGTACGAAAAAAAGGATTTGCCAACAGGCGATTATGAAGCGGTCACAGATTTTTTGACGGAAGAAGGAATTGCGGTAATCGCAGACTGTGCCTTTAGCCTTTATCTTCCAAATTGTGAAGATTTTCATGACCGTGTAAAACATGAATTTCCTGTGGTTGCTATTTCTCTTAGCGATTATAATGCTATCAGGGAAATGCTGGGATATGAGGCTATTACGCTTGAAGAAAATGAGTTTACGACCCAATGGCATACAACTGCAACAACGGATGAACAAGAAGAATTTATACGCAGTCATGCAGTGGTAGATACCGATGTAGGAAGGTTAACGCTTTCTGAACAGGCCAGTTATCAAGAGGCAATGGGCGAAACCTTATACAATTCCTATACACAAGTTGTATATGTATTTCCAGATAGTGTTTGTCAAAACCTTCTTTCTGTCAAGCGGAACCGTTATATCCAGACATCAAAAGAACTTTCCTACTCAGATGCAGCGGCCTTAGAAAACAGGTTTATAAAGGTCTATCCAGAACTTTCGGAAAAGGGTGTTGGGTATTCCATTCGATTGAGTACGCTGCAAATCAATGAAACAAAGGGTATGAACTTCATTCTAAAGACAGCGATGATTTATGGCGCTGTGGTTTTAATGGTAATGTGCCTCACAATACTTTCTTTGCAGCAACTCTTAGATGCAGGAAAATATAAATATCGTTTTGGAGTTTTGCGTAAATTGGGGACAGAGGAATCCGATATAAAGAAATTGATGCGAAAACAGCTTAGAGTGTGGTTTGGTTTACCGATTACAGTAGCGGTTATTGTATCCTTCGTTGTGGTAGCTTATTTTATTCAATCTGTCTCAAATGAGATCGCTTCTTATATTGGATTTGATAAATTGCTCCTGCAAGTGGGCATTACGGTCGCTGTACTTATTTTGCTTTTGGTTTGCTATTATATCAGCACATGGATATTATTCAGCAAATCCACATCCAATTCAGATTGAGGGGGTGTGATGATGTACTGGAAGTTAGCAATTCAAAATATTCGCAGAAGCCTGCGGGATTATATCATTTACTTTGTGACGCTTACCTTGACTGCGGCATTGATGTACTCATTTTTGGCATTGGGCTTTTCATCAGATGTTCTTGCTATGGCAGAAAATATGTCGATGCTGACTACTGGAATTCTGCTTATGTCAGCTCTGGTTGCTTTTATGTCCTCGTTTGTGATCGGTTATGCGATCCGCTTTATGCTGGGACGACGGAAAAAGGAGTTTGCAACCTACGAATTGATTGGCATGGAATCAAAGACAGTACGGAATTTGTTCCTTGCTGAAAACAGTATCATCGGCACTGGGGCCTTTCTGCTTGGTTCTTTGGTTGGCACAGGGCTTTCCGGTTTGCTGAATCAGGTGGTAAAAAATATCTTTGAGGTGCCGCATACCTATCAGGTTTCCTTTTCTCTCCAGGCATGGGCAGTAACATTTTTGTTTTTTGCCTTGATGTATGGTTTTGGGATGCTCCGAGCAGCAAAGATTATCCGGCATCAGAAAGTAATCGATCTGCTGTATGATAACCGCAAGAATGAAGAATACCGTTTCAAATCATTCCGCCATAGTCTTTTGGTAGTATTGCTCTCAATCGCTGCAATGGTTGCAGGCGTGATTTTGCTTGGGCGGATGCTTCAGACACAAACCAATGAAGCATTTTTGTACCTTGGCGGAGCCTGCCTGCTCATTCTGGTGGGTGTTTACGAGCTGCATCGCCAGATTCCGCTTTTGCTGCACCGATTTGCAAAACAAAATCTGCGCCATAAGTACAAAGAAGAAAATCTGTTCTTCCTGGGGCAGATTGGGCGGCGCATCCATTCTGCTGGCCGGACAATGGCTGTGGTGGCGATTCTTTTAACCATATCCCTGGCAACCATGTTTGTGGGGCTTACAATGGGAGCAGGCTACAAAGCCAACATGAAAGCCTATTATCCCTATGATGCAGGCGTGGCGATTGATGCACCTTTAGAAAAATCCAACATGGATTCCATCGTTTCCTTTACAGAGGAGCATTGTGGAGTCGAGGATTCTGTGAGCTATTATCTGTATGCGGTTCCTGAAAAACCGATTGAAGCCTTGTCCTTGTCCGACTATAACCATCTGCGTGAAATCCTGGGGCTTTCTCCTGTTGTCATGGGCAACAACGAATTTTTGGTTCATTGTGATACATGGAACTATATGGACGGAATCCGGCAGGGCTTGAAGCAGCAGCCGGAGATCACATTAAATGGTCGAACCTTGACTATTGCAGAGACACCAATCCTGACGGAGCCGATGGAGCAGTATCAAATGGCCGGAACGAAGGGATATGTACTTGTTCTGCCGGATGAAGCAACTTCACAATTAGTCGGAGAAAAAATCCGTCTGGCGATGAAACTGGAAGATGGCGGATACCCGGAATTGAAAAGCGACTTGAAGCAATTCCTGAACAGTGGGAAATGGCAGCCGGAATTGCAGTCCGGTCAACAGCTCCCGGAAAAAGTAACGATGGGTGTTACAGTAAAGGCGTGGGGTGTTGCCAATTCGCTGACTGGATTTACAGCTATTTCGTTCTGCGGATTGTATTTAAGCATTATTTTTATCATCCTATCCTGCTCGGTTCTTGCATTTGAGCAGCTTTCTGCCATAGACAAAAACCAGAAGAATTATGCAGTCATTGACCGTTTGGGTGTACCGGGCCACAGGCAGGCTTCCCTGATTCGCAGGGAACTGTCCACAGTCTTTTTGATCCCACTGCTATTCCCTCTTTTGCTGACGATTTTGCTGATAGCAGGGGCACAGTTCTTTTTCGGAGAGGCAATCTTGCAGCAGGGACTTGTACCTCTTTATGGTCTGGTGACGATTCTGCTATTCTGTGCAATCTACCTGACCTATTTTGGTGCAACAATGTTCTTATTCAAACGGGTTATTCTTCGACCGGAAATGAGATAAAAATTGAATTGCTACAAAAATGAAGCAATTCAGCCTGTTTTCTTGCTGAAAAAGAAAGCGATTAGGAGATTTCTGCAACATTTGGTTTTTATCATAGAATTAAAAGTAAGATAGAAAATGTGATTAAATCTGCCGAACGATGGCAAAAGAAAAAAAGCCGTCGTACAGCAGACATATTTCTATGCACCTATGAAGTGGCGGCTTTGAGAAATCAGAGCCGCCGTTTCTTTTTGTTTTTCCAACGATGCTCATGCGATTAAGAGGGCGGTACACAGGAGGATACCGCCATGGCAATTATCGTCATTCATAGCACCCATGAGCTTCATCAATTAAAAAAAGTCTTGTCCCTCCTCCGGGGAGGTATGACTATCAATCAGTATTATCATTCCATCTAAATCAGCAAAATAGTAGGTATTTTTGTTGCGCCAGTTTCCAATTGTGGGGAGCTGGCGCTTTTTGGTATCGGTTTTTCGGGAAAGCCCCCGAAGTATGTCGCTGCCGATCACCACCTCCATTCGATTCACTCGCTAATCGCCCATGAATCGAAATGGAGGTACATAATGAAGAAAGTCAATCTTAGGGAGTTGTATCCTGATATATACAAAACGGATGTTTTTATAGAAGTAAGCAGTGAAGTACAAGAAGTATTCCTGACAGATAAGCGAGCAGAAGCTGCACGCCAGCGCCAGATGTATAACTACAAAGCGTACTATTCTCTGGACTGTGATAATGGTATAGAGAAACAGGTAGTGTATCAGCCGCCGACGCCAGAAATGCTCATGGAGGAAAAGCAGCTTCGAGAACAGCTCTATTCTGCGGTGATGGCCTTACCGGAGAAGCAGGCAAAGAGGATTTATGCTCGGTTTTATCTGGGTATGACAGTTAAAGAAATTGCCAAGACAGAAGGCGTTGATCTCAGTAGAGTGTATGACAGCATCCAACGCGGTTTGAAATGGCTGGCTAAAAATTTGAAAAAGTTTGATTAGCATAGCGAAAATCTTGCTCTTTTTTTCATTACTATTAGAAGGACAAGTTTTCCCCCTTCAACAGCACTTTGACAATTTCATAGACAGCATAACAGGTACATAACCCGTGTACGAGCGAGTGTGGAACGCCGCGAAGATGGAGCAGCCCAGGGAGGTGATGAACAGAGCTGTTTCGGAGCGATCTACGATTTCACAAAACGGATGGTGGCAGATCCGGCGCGAGGACTGCACGGGGGCTTAAAGATACTTCCTCACGGCCTCCTAAAGACTTGGGGGGAACCCTGCGGCGCACGAGTAAAACGACGCTGCGGAGTTATGACAACCGCGCCAGCGGAGACCTGCTATGTTCCCATCGTCAGGGTTGCGTGGCAAATGTGACGAGAATTAAGTCATATTAAAATAGGAAGCGACTGCTCTTTTGGGTGGCCGCTTTCTATTCAAAATCAGATACCATGCGCTGGCAGTTTCGGCTGCCAGCGTATTCATGTGATTTTGAAAGCACGATGATAACCTTGACAGATTGGAGGGAATATAGTCTATGGAAAAGCTCATTACACGAAAAGAAGCTGCTGAAATCTTAGGAATCAGCATCGCAACGCTGGATGCTGCCCGTAACAACGGCTTGATCTCTTATGTGCAGTATGTTCAGAATGGCTGTGTGTATTTTACTGCGGCAGGTCTCCAGGAGTATATCGCAAAATGCACGCACAGAGCAAAACCAGTTGAGAGAAGCACAACTTACCGTAAACCTCGAAGTGGAAGATCGTGAGCCGGTCCGTATCCTTGATGGAATCAGAGAGGTCTGATAAAACAAAGGTACAGCGCTGGAGATTATTCTTAGGAGGTGGAGGAATTGGCAAATAGAAAAATAATACTTCCTCAATATGGCACAGTCATGAAAAGAGGTGTCCTATATTATAGGACCAGAATCAAAGATGCGAATGGAAAGCTCGTAGCTCTCTACGCAAAAACACCTGAAGAACTATATAACAAAGAAACGCTTGCATTGGAACAGATTGAGAATGCCACTTTTCATCGGAAAACGCCCACAGTTGCAGAGTATTGTGAAAAGTGGCTGCTGATGCAGTCGGTTCATGTACGAGCTACTACTTTGACGGATTACACCTCAAAGGTCAGGCGGCATATTATAGCGGAATTGGGAGATAAACGGATGGGAGAGGTTAGCCTGGATGATATTCAGCTTGCCCTTGTTCCGGTTTCCAAGAAATCCGCATCGGTTTATAAATCTGTGGTGATCCTTTACAAGTCTATCTTTCGAGCAGCGATGGAAAGCAGGATCATTGACCATAACCCAACGATTTATCTGACAACAAAAGGTGGCGGTGTTCCTCAAGAGGAGCGTCAGGCTTTGACAGATGAACAGGCAGAGCGCCTTTTGGATGCTATCCGAGATTTGCCGCCTTATGTCTTTGTCATGATTGGTTTATATGCAGGGCTGCGCCGGGAAGAAATTCTTGCTCTGCAATGGGATTCAGTATATCTGGATACGGATACTCCATATCTGACGGTAAGGCGGGCATGGCACACAGAACACAACAGACCGGTGATCTCAGATGAATTGAAAACCAAGGCTGCGGAGAGAAATATCCCCCTTCCTGTTTGTTTGGCTGAATGCTTGAAATCAGCAAAGGAAGCCTCGACTTCGGAGTATGTAGTTTCAAACCGGGATGGCGATCCATTGTCCTATACGCAGTTTAAGCGGCTGTGGCAGTATATTGTTACGAGAACGGTCAAGGAACGGAGCTATTACCGGTATGAAGATGGAAAAAGAGTAAAGCATACTGTCACACCTGTCTTGGGAGAAAAGGCTGCTCATAACGGAAAAGTGGTTTACAGTCTGGACTTTGAGGTAACACCCCATCAGCTGCGGCATACTTACATCACCAATCTTATTCATGCGTCGGTAGATCCCAAAACGGTTCAATACCTGGCAGGCCATGAAAGCAGCAAGATTACCATGGACATCTATGCAAAGGTTAAGTATAACAGGCCGGATGAACTGGTCAGATCAATGAGTTGCGCGTTTGCAAGCTGGGACACAGCACAGTAATAATAAAATAGGAAGTAAAGCAGGAGCGAGGCAAGGATGTCTCGCTCTTTGTTTTACATCAGCCGTATCTTTGATTAAATCGAGGCTTTCTGATAAAAAGAGAGTGTAGATACGGAGACTACACATTATCAAGAAAGGACGATCAAAGATGGCAAAAAAGAAAACACAGATCCCGAAGTATGGGACCATTACATTGAAAGGAATCCAGTATTACAGAACCAGGATTACGGATGCAGATGGCAAAGAATTGAGTTTGTATGCTGCTACTTGTGAAGAATTGTATGAGAAGCAGTTAGAGGCCCGGAAGCAGGTGGAAGAAATTATCTTTCACCGGCAGCACCCGACAGTAGCCGAGTATGGAGAGAAGTGGCTGCTGATGCAGTCGGCAAAGGTGTCTGCGTCTACACTCAGAGGTTATACGAGGGATATGACAAACTATATCATAAAACCTCTGGGAGAGATGTATATGGAAGAAGTGACCGCTGACGATATTCGGCTGGCGCTTGTTCCATTGTCAAAGAAATCGGAAGGCTTATACAATAAGGTCAATATGCTGCTCAAGTGCATTTTTTATACGGCAGAGAGAAACCAACTCCTTGAACACAACCCCTGTGCAGGAATATCCGGTAAAGGTGGAAAACCAACAAAAAAGAAGGAGGCATTGACAGATCAGCAGGTAGCCGTGCTTCTGGATACCGTCAAGGGACTGCCTCCATATTTGTTTATTATGCTCGGTTTGTATTCCGGTCTGCGCAGGGAAGAAATTCTTGCACTGCAATGGGATTGTGTATTTCTGGACGAGGATACACCTTATCTATCGGTGAGGCGGGCATGGCGTACAGAGCATAACAGACCCGTGATTTCTACGGTGCTAAAAACTCCGGCGGCAAAAAGGGATATTCCGATACCAAAGTGTTTGGTAGAGTGTCTGAGAGAAGCGAAAGAAAACTCCATATCAGATTATGTGATTGCAGATAGCAAAGGGGAACCGCTGGCTGCTTCGCAGTTTCAAAGAGTGTGGCAGTATGTAGTTGTCCGCTCTACTAAGCCCCGGAACTATTATAAGTATGTAAATGGGGAGAGTATCAAATATACGGTTACTCCAACGCTGGGCATGACCCAAAAGAATCAACCCAAAATCAAATATACGCTGGACTTCGATGTGACGCCCCATCAGCTGCGGCACACTTACATCACCAATCTTCTTTACGCGGGTGTCGATCCAAAGACAGTACAATACCTTGCCGGACATGAAAACAGCAAAACAACTATGGACATCTACGCAAAGGTAAAGTACAATAAACCTGAAGAACTTTTTGATGTAGTGAATCAGGCGTTTATACAGGATAAATAATATATTTGAAATGCCAGTTTGGCATATCAAGTTTTAAACAGGAATTGTCGCACACAGTATTCTGATACGGATATGAGGGATGGATATGGATAAATTAGTAGAAGTGGATGCTCAATATAGAGAGTGGATTTCCGAAGTGAGTAAACGCTTTCATCAAAGCCAGATTAAGGCTGCGGTGAAAGTGAATGATGAGATGCTTAGATTTTACTGGCAGTTAGGAAAAGAACTTCATGATAGAAAAGATAAGTTCTCTTATGGACAGAGTTTTTACAAAACAATCAGTCGTGATCTGCGTAGAGAACTGCCGGATGTAAAGTCATTTTCGGAGACAAACTTACGATATATGCAGAAATTTGCAGAACTATATAGCGAAGTTTCAAATCTTCCCCAACTTGGGGAAGATTTCAGAAGCGAAGAAATTGAGCCGCTTTTTGCAATTCCGTGGGGACATCATAAGATTATTATTGATAAGTGCAATGGAAATCCGAAAAAAGCATTGTTCTTTGTAAATCAAGTGATTCAAAATAATTGGTCGCGCGCAGTATTGCTGAATTTTTTAGATACCGATCTTTATGAGCGGCAGGGAAAGGCAATCACAAATTTTAATTTGACACTTCCGGCCATGCAGAGCGATTTGGCACAGGAGATCACAAAAGATCCATATAAGTTTGATTTCATTACCTTGACCCAAAGCTATAACGAAAAGGAACTGAAGGATGCACTGATGGATAATATTCAGAAGTTTCTTTTGGAACTGGGTAATGGATTTGCTTTTGTGGGACGGGAATATCGAATTGAAATTGGCTCGACAGAGAACTTCATTGATATGTTGTTTTACCATATTCACCTACATTGCTATGTAGTAGTTGAGGTAAAGGTCACGGAATTTGAATCATCTTATGCTGGCCAGCTGGGAACCTATGTAGTGGCGGTTAATCATCAGTTAAAAACAGAGAAAGATGAACCGACACTTGGCTTGTTAGTGTGTAAATCCAAGGATGATATAAAAGCACAGTACGCACTGGAAGCAAGCAGTCAGCCTCTGGGTGTGTCAGCATATGAATTGTCAAAACTGATACCGGAGAATTTTAAAGGTTCGCTGCCTTCGATTGATGAGATAGAAAGTGAACTGCGGAAAGATACGGAAGGCTGACAATAAAAGTGCCTGGCTATTCATAAAGAATCGGGACAATTTTTGTGGTTCGCATACCGGATAACCGAGAAGCAGAAAGCCGGAAAAGCCCGGAATATCAAGGAAAAACAGCTCAAAAACTCGCGCAATACGGTCTCAAAGCAGCTCGTAGAGCACCACAGTTCTCAAAACGTTAATTATACGTTTCGGAACGTACAATTTCAAAAAAGATTTTTCGACTCCTCAGGACTTCGGTCTTGGGGAGTTTTTGATGTGAATTTGTGTCAGCATTGATGAATGTCACCGGGAACCCCGGGATGTTTTCTGAAAGCATATGAAGAAGTGAATGGAAAAAGATTATATTATAAACTATCGAATTATGATAGTTATCGCGGTGTATTTGGGCATGAATGTGTAAATGAATTGATTGTAAGTCGAGTAATGGATATTTTGAGAATTCCCCATGTGAAATATAAATTGATACATGCGCAGATTATCATAGATGGAAAAGAACAGGAAACATGGCTTTCTGTTTCGGAAAACTTTCGTAAGGATAATGAAGAAAAGTTGGCATATGATTTGTATTATGATTTGCAAAAAGAAGGAAATGAATCTCCGTTAGAATTTGCAATAAGAAACAATTGGGAATTATATATGTACCAGATGTTTTGCATTGATTATTTGATTGCCAATAGAGACCGTCATGGAAGCAATCTGGAAGTGTTAAGAAATGATGAAGACGATAGTGTGAGAATAGCTCCTTTGTTTGATCAGGGAGTATCGTTATTGTTTTCAACATATGGTAATGAAAAACTTCTGGAAGAAACGGACGTGATGAGAGATTTTCCGGTTAATAATTATATTGGATCAAAATCTTTAGAGTATAATCTGTCATTGATACCAAAAGGATACGATTTACAGATTTGGAAATTAAAAAAAGAAGATCAGGATTATATTTTTAGTGGTATAAAGCATGTTTTATCGGAGGGTCATAGGAATAAAATATGGGAGATGATTTGGAAAAGGTGGTGTTTTTTTGAACAGGTACGCAATCAGGAGAAATAATAGAAATAAAATTGTCGGAATATTAAATTATGATGAGAAAGCAAAGAAATACACAATTGAGATTCCGGAAAATGTTACGCCAAAGGAAGCTCCGTTTATGATGTCGTTACTTTTGAAAAAAGGTATCCGAACCATGAATTCAGATTGGAGTATGCGTTGGGTACAGAGTAGAATCATTCCAAGTAGCAGACAGAATATAGGGGAAATACTTCGTGTGAATGGAATGCGTTCATATGATGAGCATAAATTACTATTAAAAAATGAGGGGCGAAGTTGTCAGGATGAATTTTATATTGAACATATGTAGCTTTAAAGTGTAATGCGGAGTAATGTGAAGCCTTGTATTTATAATGTATTTACAGCACCAACATTTGAGAATCTGGTGAAATTAAGTATTTCCAGTTACTTAAATGTTAAGGGATGTACAATTTCAGAAGGTTATACCAGTGTGATGGATCTGTATTCAAGAAAAATCATTTCCTGGGTGTTGAGTGAGACGCTGGAGGCATCCCACGTAGTGGAATGTGTTGAAAAAGCAAACGTGTCAGAAATGTTGAAAAACCGTTGATCTTCCACAGAATCATCATCAGGAACTAGACCTTCCAAATTTAATGGCAAAACCAGTTGATAAGGCTCGCCAAATTCGGTATAATTTTTATGGTATTTTATGTATTTTGTCATACTTAATTATACCATGGATTGCGGACTCTTCGGAGTCCGTTTTTTACTTTTAGGCATAAAAAGGGAGCTATTGCTCCATAGATGTTTACTCATCTATTTTGCAACAGCCCCTCTCAATTCTTTAAAAACAGCATCATATTCCTGCGAAAAGATACTGTTTTTATTCCACAGAAAGGTGAAGTCGTGCATAATCATGAAATCAGATAGTGGGATCTGTACTAACATTCCTTCATTTAATTCTTGTTCCACTGCAGATTTATAGAGAAAAGAAATTCCACAATCTTCTTTTAACAGAGTGACGATCGTGTGGATGTTTTCGATTTCCACAAGATGTCGGAAGTCTTTGACAGACATATTTTTCAATGCCAGTGTTTTGGTCAGGATTGCCCGGGTACCAGAGCCGTGTTCTCGAATCAGGAGACGTTCAGATGTCAGGTCTCGGAGATTGTGTACTGGTTTTGAAAATGTGTGATGGGCGGAGGAAACAGCAATGTATTCTTCTGTTTTGTAGACACGTGTCTCGTAATGATCACCGCTAAAATATCCTTCCACAATTGCAAAATCGATCGTTCCTTCGTGAAGATAGGTGAGAAGGGTCTGCGTGTTGCCATATCGGATGTGAAAATCCATATCCGGATGTGTTTTGATAAAACGGGAAAGAGCAGGTACGATCGCATATTCGCCAATGGTCATTGTTACGCCAAAGGTCAGAACTTTTTTTTCTTCTATACTTTCCTGCATCCGTTTTTTTAACGTATTTTCATCATTTCTCATGGTCTCCAGAGCAGAACGTAAGATTTCTCCGGCAGGAGTTAGTCTGAGCTTTTTCTTATCTCTTATAAAAAGTTCGGTACCGTAGGTCTTTTCCAGATGTTTAATATGCTGGGAAACTGCGGGCTGTGTCAGATTCAGGTGCTCGGCAGCATGTGTAAAGTTCATATCGTTGCATACAGTCAGAAATGTTTCCATGCGAAAATCCAACATAATTGTTTCTCCTTTTTCAGATGTGTTTATACTTAAACCATAACAAATATTTATTATATAATCAATACTTATAATTTTACAAAATAATAGGAGCGATTTATAGTATATATGAAAACAGGGAAAAGTAAAATGAGGAAGGCGAAAAACAGGAGGATATGAAAATGTATGATGTTATAATCATAGGAGCAGGACCGGCAGGAATCAGTGCAGGAATTTATGCAGTGAGCAGAGGACAAAAAGCACTAATTTTAGAAAAAAATCAGGTCGGAGGACTGATTCGAAGAGTGTCCGCTGTCACACATTATGCGGCAATTGTAGAGGGGGAAACCGGGGAAAGCTTTGCAAAGCGCCTGAGGAAACAGGCGGAAAATGCAGGGGTAGAAATCCTGAAGACCGAGGTGAAAAAAGTAGAATTGACCGGGGTGGAAAAAAGGATTTATACAGAGAAAGAATGTTATTGTGCGAAGAAGGTAATTTTAGCGAATGGTACATCACCAAGAAAACTGGGGATTCCGGGAGAAATAGAACTGGCAGGACGAGGAATCGGAATGAATGCAGCAAAAGATGCAATGAAGTATCGTGGAAAACATGTATATGTGATCGGAGGTGCAGATGGAGCGGTAAAAGAAGCACTGTATCTGGCGGGGGTTGCAGAAAAAGTAACAATCATCCATTTTGAAGAAACGTTGGGATGCATTGCACAATTTCAGGAAAAAGTAGCACATACCCCAAACATTGAATTACGGCTTCACGCCAGACTTCATGCTGTGTACGGAGTGGAAAAAGTAGAGTCATTGGAAATCTTGGATGAGAAAACAGGAGCAATTGAGACAATTGAAGATCCGGGATGTGGAATTTTTGTGTATGTAGGTACGGTTCCGAATACAGAATTATATAATGAGATCAGGTTGGACAATGGGTTTCTTACGACAGATGAAAATATGCAGACGGAAATACCCGGTGTATATGCAGTTGGTGACATTCGTGTAAAACAGGTACGACAAGTATCTACAGCAGTAGCAGATGGAACGATTGCAGCAATTCATGCAGCACGATAGGAGGCAAATATGGACTTTATAAAGAAAAACGGGAAGGGATTACTTTTTTGTCTGGCTTTGGCAGTGCCTTCAGCTGTTTTGGGAAAATTGTTTCCGGTCGTCGGTGGACCAGTGTTTGCGATTTTAATTGGAATGATACTTGCATTGGTGATTAAAAAACGGGATTCACTGGAATGTGGCATAAAATATACTTCGAAGAAAATATTGCAATATGCCGTTGTACTTCTTGGATTCGGACTCAATTTGGAGGTTGTGATGGAGACGGGAAAACAGTCTTTGCCGATTATTGTGTGCACCATTACAACATCATTGGTGATTTCTTATATTTTGCATCGCACAATGAACATTCCGGAAAAAATCTCTACACTGGTTGGGGTGGGAT
This window of the Mediterraneibacter gnavus ATCC 29149 genome carries:
- a CDS encoding PDDEXK nuclease domain-containing protein; this encodes MDMDKLVEVDAQYREWISEVSKRFHQSQIKAAVKVNDEMLRFYWQLGKELHDRKDKFSYGQSFYKTISRDLRRELPDVKSFSETNLRYMQKFAELYSEVSNLPQLGEDFRSEEIEPLFAIPWGHHKIIIDKCNGNPKKALFFVNQVIQNNWSRAVLLNFLDTDLYERQGKAITNFNLTLPAMQSDLAQEITKDPYKFDFITLTQSYNEKELKDALMDNIQKFLLELGNGFAFVGREYRIEIGSTENFIDMLFYHIHLHCYVVVEVKVTEFESSYAGQLGTYVVAVNHQLKTEKDEPTLGLLVCKSKDDIKAQYALEASSQPLGVSAYELSKLIPENFKGSLPSIDEIESELRKDTEG
- a CDS encoding RNA polymerase sigma factor — protein: MKKVNLRELYPDIYKTDVFIEVSSEVQEVFLTDKRAEAARQRQMYNYKAYYSLDCDNGIEKQVVYQPPTPEMLMEEKQLREQLYSAVMALPEKQAKRIYARFYLGMTVKEIAKTEGVDLSRVYDSIQRGLKWLAKNLKKFD
- a CDS encoding FtsX-like permease family protein, with the protein product MYAKLIFRNAKRSAKDYLIYIVTLTICVTLFYAFLSISSSYYQPDIGTAYEITAFSDGIKLAVCAITLLLLFLIRYVNSYMLRRKQKEFAVQSIMGMEQKTIGWLFFAETFLMGAISIALGIALGVLCSQFMSAMLLASYGHSYELTWTLFPDTVLWTVGFFTISFFVVGLFNVRTIRKIKIIDMLSADRQNEPDLKKNRFIQTILVIYLVLSIWMLETGIQKMIFFFDPRFAFPLHILFWGNIIFPALTLLWSFVWLLKKKVWTLQTLLIGLLACTVPNTVLAALVPVFESKYYLTLGAGTINQYLLFVVADLLFLICGIIYLSSSAIVAWKSKSPAHRYQGNNLFFFGQIISKLTTTTKTMTLICITLTIAILMFIIAPVLTEWSTGYLDSRSMYDVQINSRYNDVYEKKDLPTGDYEAVTDFLTEEGIAVIADCAFSLYLPNCEDFHDRVKHEFPVVAISLSDYNAIREMLGYEAITLEENEFTTQWHTTATTDEQEEFIRSHAVVDTDVGRLTLSEQASYQEAMGETLYNSYTQVVYVFPDSVCQNLLSVKRNRYIQTSKELSYSDAAALENRFIKVYPELSEKGVGYSIRLSTLQINETKGMNFILKTAMIYGAVVLMVMCLTILSLQQLLDAGKYKYRFGVLRKLGTEESDIKKLMRKQLRVWFGLPITVAVIVSFVVVAYFIQSVSNEIASYIGFDKLLLQVGITVAVLILLLVCYYISTWILFSKSTSNSD
- a CDS encoding ABC transporter permease, which translates into the protein MYWKLAIQNIRRSLRDYIIYFVTLTLTAALMYSFLALGFSSDVLAMAENMSMLTTGILLMSALVAFMSSFVIGYAIRFMLGRRKKEFATYELIGMESKTVRNLFLAENSIIGTGAFLLGSLVGTGLSGLLNQVVKNIFEVPHTYQVSFSLQAWAVTFLFFALMYGFGMLRAAKIIRHQKVIDLLYDNRKNEEYRFKSFRHSLLVVLLSIAAMVAGVILLGRMLQTQTNEAFLYLGGACLLILVGVYELHRQIPLLLHRFAKQNLRHKYKEENLFFLGQIGRRIHSAGRTMAVVAILLTISLATMFVGLTMGAGYKANMKAYYPYDAGVAIDAPLEKSNMDSIVSFTEEHCGVEDSVSYYLYAVPEKPIEALSLSDYNHLREILGLSPVVMGNNEFLVHCDTWNYMDGIRQGLKQQPEITLNGRTLTIAETPILTEPMEQYQMAGTKGYVLVLPDEATSQLVGEKIRLAMKLEDGGYPELKSDLKQFLNSGKWQPELQSGQQLPEKVTMGVTVKAWGVANSLTGFTAISFCGLYLSIIFIILSCSVLAFEQLSAIDKNQKNYAVIDRLGVPGHRQASLIRRELSTVFLIPLLFPLLLTILLIAGAQFFFGEAILQQGLVPLYGLVTILLFCAIYLTYFGATMFLFKRVILRPEMR
- a CDS encoding tyrosine-type recombinase/integrase; protein product: MANRKIILPQYGTVMKRGVLYYRTRIKDANGKLVALYAKTPEELYNKETLALEQIENATFHRKTPTVAEYCEKWLLMQSVHVRATTLTDYTSKVRRHIIAELGDKRMGEVSLDDIQLALVPVSKKSASVYKSVVILYKSIFRAAMESRIIDHNPTIYLTTKGGGVPQEERQALTDEQAERLLDAIRDLPPYVFVMIGLYAGLRREEILALQWDSVYLDTDTPYLTVRRAWHTEHNRPVISDELKTKAAERNIPLPVCLAECLKSAKEASTSEYVVSNRDGDPLSYTQFKRLWQYIVTRTVKERSYYRYEDGKRVKHTVTPVLGEKAAHNGKVVYSLDFEVTPHQLRHTYITNLIHASVDPKTVQYLAGHESSKITMDIYAKVKYNRPDELVRSMSCAFASWDTAQ
- a CDS encoding helix-turn-helix domain-containing protein translates to MEKLITRKEAAEILGISIATLDAARNNGLISYVQYVQNGCVYFTAAGLQEYIAKCTHRAKPVERSTTYRKPRSGRS
- a CDS encoding tyrosine-type recombinase/integrase, translating into MAKKKTQIPKYGTITLKGIQYYRTRITDADGKELSLYAATCEELYEKQLEARKQVEEIIFHRQHPTVAEYGEKWLLMQSAKVSASTLRGYTRDMTNYIIKPLGEMYMEEVTADDIRLALVPLSKKSEGLYNKVNMLLKCIFYTAERNQLLEHNPCAGISGKGGKPTKKKEALTDQQVAVLLDTVKGLPPYLFIMLGLYSGLRREEILALQWDCVFLDEDTPYLSVRRAWRTEHNRPVISTVLKTPAAKRDIPIPKCLVECLREAKENSISDYVIADSKGEPLAASQFQRVWQYVVVRSTKPRNYYKYVNGESIKYTVTPTLGMTQKNQPKIKYTLDFDVTPHQLRHTYITNLLYAGVDPKTVQYLAGHENSKTTMDIYAKVKYNKPEELFDVVNQAFIQDK